The Acidimicrobiia bacterium DNA window GCTCCGCTTTGCCGGCCAACCCGGGTTCTATGCGAGCAAACTGCACCACGTCGGCCGATCGACGGGCAAAGCCTTCACCACGCCGATCGTGGCGATTCCGGTCGAAGACGGTTTTCTCATCCCGCTTCCCTACGGCGTGTCGGTCGACTGGCTGCGCAACCTGCTCGTCGCTGGAGGTGCGAGTTTGGCGAGGGACGGCATCGACTTCGAGCTAGATCAACCCAAGGTGCTCGACTACAGCGAGGTGACGGGCCTGCTGCCCGAACGGATGCGCAATCGAATGCGGATGTATGAGGTGGGTCATTACCTATCGGTCCATGCTGTGACGCAGCCGACGGTCTAGCCGGATAGGCCACCCACGAAGGTCCCCGCCTCGAGGTCCTTAATGACACCCGGGAATCGGAGGACCCGGTTGTGCATCGCCACGTACACACCGGGGTCGATGAGTCGCACCGCCAGCAAAGCCTCAATGAGGTTCTGTAGCGCGTCGGTGTCCCGCAACTCGTATGGCCGCATGGCGCCGGTGAACACTATGGGACCGCCCGGGGTCCCCAGCGCGTTGGTCGCCTCACCGCTGACCGCCAACCGATCCGTACCGTGTACGACGACCACACCATCCGCGGACAAGGCGTGCTCGTAGGCGGTGGCAGCAATGAGATCATGATCCGCCCCGGTCATGTCCAAACTGTCTTTGTTCATCAGGTGAACTCGCTCGATCCGCAGATCGGGGATCCGTACCTGCGCCAGCATGTGATCGAGGACGCTCACGGCGTTCGACAGCGTTCCTGACTGAGTTTCGTAGGTCTTCT harbors:
- a CDS encoding nitroreductase produces the protein MKKLARWVGGVVTAFLFAEFGLLFAFRTGWAPLVYLIRRFNRTIFNPIMLRFAGQPGFYASKLHHVGRSTGKAFTTPIVAIPVEDGFLIPLPYGVSVDWLRNLLVAGGASLARDGIDFELDQPKVLDYSEVTGLLPERMRNRMRMYEVGHYLSVHAVTQPTV
- a CDS encoding asparaginase domain-containing protein — its product is MTTFELSLISTGGTIEKTYETQSGTLSNAVSVLDHMLAQVRIPDLRIERVHLMNKDSLDMTGADHDLIAATAYEHALSADGVVVVHGTDRLAVSGEATNALGTPGGPIVFTGAMRPYELRDTDALQNLIEALLAVRLIDPGVYVAMHNRVLRFPGVIKDLEAGTFVGGLSG